The following are encoded together in the Maniola jurtina chromosome 27, ilManJurt1.1, whole genome shotgun sequence genome:
- the LOC123879182 gene encoding LYR motif-containing protein 4B, whose product MASGIPKIQILSLYKSLLKESNKFNNYNFRAYALRRVRDAFKENKFLTDPKLVKKEFEYGKENLAIVKRQVVIGDMYQTEKLVIENIR is encoded by the exons atggctTCAGGAATaccaaaaattcaaattttgtCGCTCTACAAATCTCTATTGAAGGAGTCTAACAAGTTTAAcaactacaatttcag AGCTTATGCTTTGAGGCGGGTTAGAGATGCATTCAAAGAAAACAAATTCTTAACAGACCCTAAATTGGTGAAGAAAGAGTTTGAATATGGCAAAGAAAATCTGGCAATTGTCAAACGACAG GTTGTTATAGGAGACATGTACCAGACAGAAAAACTAGTAATAGAAAACATACGGtag